One segment of Olsenella uli DSM 7084 DNA contains the following:
- the uvrB gene encoding excinuclease ABC subunit UvrB, translated as MAEEVAGGAAGPAADGPRTFVDGTGHEVAYEPLAGTPEAKERFGAELKRFGLEHGDERLEVVSPYEPAGDQPKAIARLARGIEDGLRYQTLLGVTGSGKTFSMAKTIEATQRPTLIMEPNKTLAAQVASEMKELFPHNAVVYFVSYYDYYQPEAYVPQTDTYIEKDASINEEVEKLRHQATSSLLSRRDVIVVASVSCIYGIGSPQDYAGLAPNVDKSVPLERDDLIRELIDIQYDRNDYDLSRGTFRVRGDTIDVFPPYAENPLRVSFFGDEVELIAEIDNVTGEIVREFDAIPIWPASHYVTERPKITHAIKTISEELEGRVKELKDNDMLLEAQRLSQRTGYDLEMLETMGYCSGIENYSRHMDGRKAGEPPYTLIDYFPKDMLCIIDESHVTVPQIRGMYEGDRSRKVTLVEHGFRLPSALDNRPLRFDEFEQRIGQFVYVSATPGDYEEGVSQQEVEQVIRPTGLLDPKVEVRPVRGQIDDLIEEIKDRTSRKERVLVTTLTKRMAEDLTDHLLDEGVKVNYMHSDTATLDRVEIIRDLRIGKISVLVGINLLREGLDIPEVSLVAILDADKEGFLRNRRSLIQTMGRAARNAQGEVIMYADTVTDSMREAMGETARRRSIQEAYNSEHGIVPKTIRKSITDVASFIEDADKTLSTKSREGGEFFTAPAGEGPTGTEHERTIDSVARELAALPPEEAGKVMGALEDEMVQASVDMDFERAAQLRDQIVELRGRLDGSSEEDVISRLKATDRKGSAHATRRRWKRKR; from the coding sequence ATGGCGGAGGAAGTGGCGGGAGGGGCAGCGGGTCCCGCAGCGGATGGTCCGCGCACCTTTGTCGATGGCACGGGCCACGAGGTCGCCTACGAACCGCTCGCGGGCACGCCCGAGGCCAAGGAGCGCTTCGGCGCGGAGCTCAAGCGCTTCGGCCTCGAGCATGGTGACGAGCGCCTGGAGGTCGTCTCCCCCTACGAGCCCGCCGGCGACCAGCCCAAGGCCATAGCCAGGCTCGCGCGGGGCATCGAGGACGGCCTGCGCTACCAGACGCTTTTGGGCGTCACGGGGTCGGGCAAGACCTTCTCGATGGCCAAGACCATCGAGGCCACCCAGAGGCCCACGCTCATCATGGAGCCCAACAAAACGCTTGCGGCCCAGGTCGCAAGCGAGATGAAGGAGCTGTTCCCCCACAACGCGGTCGTCTACTTCGTCAGCTACTACGACTACTACCAGCCCGAGGCCTACGTCCCCCAGACGGACACCTACATCGAGAAGGACGCCTCCATCAACGAGGAGGTCGAGAAGCTGCGTCACCAGGCCACCTCCAGCCTCCTCTCGCGCCGCGACGTGATCGTGGTCGCGTCCGTCTCGTGCATCTACGGCATCGGCAGTCCGCAGGACTATGCGGGCCTGGCTCCCAACGTGGACAAGTCCGTCCCGCTCGAGCGGGATGACCTCATCCGCGAGCTCATCGACATCCAGTACGACCGCAACGACTACGACCTCTCCCGAGGCACCTTCCGGGTGCGCGGCGACACCATCGACGTGTTCCCACCCTACGCGGAGAACCCCCTGCGCGTCTCGTTCTTCGGCGACGAGGTCGAACTCATAGCCGAGATCGACAACGTGACGGGCGAGATCGTCCGCGAGTTCGATGCCATCCCCATCTGGCCGGCGTCCCACTACGTGACCGAGCGTCCCAAGATAACCCATGCGATCAAGACCATCAGCGAGGAGCTCGAGGGCCGCGTCAAGGAGCTCAAGGATAACGACATGCTCCTCGAGGCCCAGCGCCTCTCGCAGCGCACGGGCTACGACCTCGAGATGCTCGAGACCATGGGCTATTGCTCGGGCATCGAGAACTACTCGCGCCACATGGATGGGCGCAAGGCCGGCGAGCCGCCCTACACGCTGATCGACTACTTCCCCAAGGACATGCTCTGCATCATCGACGAGTCGCACGTCACCGTCCCGCAGATCCGTGGCATGTACGAGGGGGACCGCTCCCGCAAGGTCACGCTGGTCGAGCACGGCTTCCGCCTGCCGTCCGCACTCGACAACCGACCGCTGCGTTTCGATGAGTTCGAGCAGCGCATCGGGCAGTTCGTCTACGTCTCCGCGACTCCGGGCGACTACGAGGAGGGCGTCAGCCAGCAGGAGGTCGAGCAGGTCATCCGTCCGACGGGCCTCCTGGACCCCAAGGTCGAGGTACGCCCCGTCCGGGGCCAGATCGACGACCTCATCGAGGAGATCAAGGACCGCACCTCGCGCAAGGAGCGTGTGCTGGTGACCACGCTCACCAAGCGCATGGCCGAGGACCTCACGGACCACCTGCTGGACGAGGGCGTGAAGGTCAACTACATGCACTCCGACACCGCCACGCTCGACCGCGTCGAGATCATCCGCGACCTGCGCATCGGCAAGATCTCGGTGCTCGTGGGGATCAACCTCCTGCGCGAGGGCCTCGACATCCCCGAGGTCTCCCTTGTCGCCATCCTCGATGCCGACAAGGAGGGGTTCCTGCGCAACCGCCGCTCCCTGATACAGACCATGGGCCGCGCCGCGCGCAACGCCCAGGGCGAGGTCATCATGTATGCGGACACCGTCACGGACTCCATGCGCGAGGCCATGGGAGAGACGGCGCGACGTCGCTCCATCCAGGAGGCCTACAACTCCGAGCACGGCATCGTGCCAAAGACCATACGCAAGTCCATCACCGACGTGGCGAGCTTCATCGAGGATGCCGACAAGACCCTCAGCACCAAGTCGCGCGAGGGAGGGGAGTTCTTCACGGCGCCGGCCGGCGAGGGGCCTACGGGTACCGAGCACGAGCGGACCATAGACTCCGTCGCGCGCGAGCTTGCGGCCCTTCCGCCTGAGGAGGCGGGCAAGGTCATGGGGGCCCTCGAGGACGAGATGGTCCAGGCCTCGGTCGATATGGACTTCGAGCGCGCCGCCCAGCTGCGTGATCAGATCGTGGAGCTGCGTGGGCGTCTGGACGGCAGCTCGGAGGAGGATGTCATCTCCCGCCTGAAGGCGACGGATCGCAAGGGGAGTGCGCACGCGACCCGGCGCCGCTGGAAGCGGAAGAGATAA
- a CDS encoding lytic transglycosylase domain-containing protein, which translates to MREMRFWRWFRTLPLMAMGVLCVLTALVSVAPDALVRQMLFPVKYADLIESASERYGVDEYLICAVIKCESDWDSKATSSAGAVGLMQLIPSTSQEVARLGLVSASAYDPDNLTDPATNIEYGTAYLAYLQSNLSSRDQVVAAYNAGLGAVSGWLSQGEDISNQIRYAETATYLVRVNEAYERYAQFYPNGIAAA; encoded by the coding sequence ATGCGTGAGATGCGCTTCTGGCGCTGGTTCCGGACGCTTCCCCTCATGGCGATGGGCGTCCTGTGCGTCCTGACGGCGCTGGTGAGCGTGGCCCCGGACGCGCTGGTGCGACAGATGCTCTTTCCCGTGAAGTACGCGGACCTCATCGAGAGCGCGTCCGAGCGCTATGGCGTGGACGAGTACCTCATCTGCGCCGTCATCAAGTGCGAGTCGGACTGGGACAGCAAGGCCACCTCGTCGGCCGGCGCCGTCGGGCTCATGCAGCTGATACCGTCCACCTCGCAGGAGGTGGCACGCCTGGGGCTGGTCAGCGCTTCGGCGTACGACCCAGACAACCTCACCGACCCGGCAACCAACATCGAGTACGGCACCGCCTACCTGGCCTACCTGCAGAGCAACCTCTCGAGCAGGGACCAGGTCGTCGCGGCCTACAACGCGGGGCTGGGAGCCGTCTCCGGATGGCTCTCCCAGGGCGAGGACATCTCGAACCAGATACGGTATGCCGAGACGGCGACCTACCTGGTCCGCGTGAACGAGGCGTACGAACGCTACGCGCAGTTCTATCCCAACGGCATTGCGGCAGCGTAG
- the coaE gene encoding dephospho-CoA kinase (Dephospho-CoA kinase (CoaE) performs the final step in coenzyme A biosynthesis.), which translates to MYTVFLAGGIASGKSTVARELSLRGARRIDLDQLSRRVLVPGGACLREIVAAFGTDLVEGETGELDRGLLARRAFSSSEAARRLESIELPHIRAELARELARDTHPCCCVVEVPLLDRMGDVRGLADEVVCVTCPLPLRRLRARGRGMDPGDFDARAARQPTDDWLRAHSDVEFANDGDEGELLDQVALWWDAHARRGWSCGAADAMGETHA; encoded by the coding sequence GTGTACACGGTCTTCCTGGCCGGGGGCATCGCCTCCGGAAAGTCGACGGTTGCCCGCGAGCTTTCGTTGCGCGGTGCGCGTCGCATCGACCTCGACCAGCTTTCGCGACGCGTCCTCGTGCCGGGGGGCGCCTGCCTACGCGAGATCGTCGCGGCCTTCGGCACGGATCTCGTCGAGGGGGAGACGGGCGAGCTGGATCGTGGCCTCCTGGCACGGCGGGCGTTCTCCTCGTCGGAGGCGGCCCGACGGCTTGAGTCTATCGAGCTGCCCCACATACGTGCCGAGCTTGCCCGCGAGCTCGCACGGGACACGCATCCCTGCTGTTGCGTCGTCGAGGTCCCCCTCCTGGACCGCATGGGTGACGTGCGGGGCCTGGCGGACGAGGTCGTCTGTGTGACCTGTCCCCTTCCCCTGCGCCGCCTGCGTGCACGGGGGCGCGGCATGGACCCGGGGGACTTCGATGCGCGTGCGGCCAGGCAGCCCACCGACGACTGGCTGCGCGCCCACAGCGACGTTGAGTTCGCGAACGACGGGGATGAGGGCGAGCTGCTGGATCAGGTCGCCCTCTGGTGGGATGCCCATGCCCGGAGGGGCTGGTCTTGCGGTGCGGCCGATGCGATGGGAGAGACACATGCGTGA
- a CDS encoding zinc-binding metallopeptidase family protein — protein MTPKIDARYLTDTLKELVEVDSPVGYYNDIHDYLRGKFAELGYEMEVDNKATAYVRVRGRDSQAPAVCVGAHLDTIGLIVRGFNDDGTLRVRQLGGINYHSIEGETCRVHCRDGRVVVGQVICNKHSVHVFEDCKSAPRDENTMSVSLVADVCCPADARALGVTEGAIVSIDPQFEAFDNGYIVSRHIDDKAAVAVLIDTLRWLGETGERPAADTLFAFPIYEEIGHGGSYVPAEVGEYVALDITLIGPDYDANEHHVGIIASDHKGPYDWELTNRLIRCAEVACDADKWNTQVCFRYSTDANAAYTLGANLRSAAFGMACLNTHGRERCHVDAIVETEKLCRAYVMGEGRG, from the coding sequence ATGACCCCCAAGATCGACGCCCGCTACCTCACCGACACCCTGAAGGAGCTCGTCGAGGTCGACAGCCCCGTGGGCTACTACAACGACATACACGACTACCTGCGTGGCAAGTTTGCCGAGCTGGGCTATGAGATGGAGGTCGACAACAAGGCCACGGCCTACGTCCGCGTGCGGGGCAGGGATTCCCAGGCCCCCGCCGTGTGCGTGGGCGCCCACCTGGACACCATCGGCCTGATCGTGCGCGGCTTCAACGATGACGGGACCCTTCGCGTGCGCCAGTTGGGCGGCATCAACTACCACTCCATCGAGGGGGAGACCTGTCGCGTCCACTGCCGTGACGGCCGCGTCGTGGTCGGCCAGGTCATCTGCAACAAGCACTCCGTCCACGTCTTCGAGGACTGCAAGAGCGCTCCGCGTGACGAGAACACCATGTCCGTCTCGCTCGTCGCGGATGTCTGCTGCCCGGCCGACGCCCGCGCCCTGGGTGTGACCGAGGGTGCGATCGTCTCCATAGACCCGCAGTTCGAGGCCTTCGACAACGGCTACATCGTCAGCCGCCACATCGATGACAAGGCCGCCGTTGCAGTGCTCATCGACACGCTGCGGTGGCTCGGGGAGACGGGCGAGAGGCCGGCGGCCGACACGCTCTTCGCCTTTCCCATCTACGAGGAGATCGGCCACGGCGGCTCCTACGTCCCAGCTGAGGTCGGGGAGTACGTGGCGCTTGACATCACCCTGATCGGTCCGGACTACGATGCCAACGAGCATCACGTGGGCATCATCGCCTCGGACCACAAGGGTCCCTACGACTGGGAGCTCACCAACCGGCTCATCCGTTGCGCGGAGGTCGCCTGCGACGCGGACAAGTGGAACACCCAAGTCTGCTTCCGTTACTCGACCGACGCCAACGCGGCCTACACGCTGGGCGCCAACCTGCGCAGCGCCGCCTTCGGCATGGCCTGCCTCAACACCCATGGGCGCGAGCGCTGCCATGTGGACGCCATCGTCGAGACCGAGAAGCTCTGTCGCGCCTATGTGATGGGCGAGGGCAGGGGGTAG
- the pepT gene encoding peptidase T: MSEMSDVVDRLVRYCSVASQSDPLSADKVPSTACQFDMANVIADDLRKLGAENVSVTESAYVTAHWPASAGCEALPTLGFCCHIDTAWQSYGDPVHPQVLRYEGGRLVIGSGRDGKEVALDPKTNPCLDRMVGWDLVTSDGTSLLGGDDKAGDAMVVSLLSRLKADPSLPHPRLAVSFVPDEEIGHGAALLDLDEFGAAFGYTIDGGPLGEFCYETFNAAEAKVRAKGLSVHTGTAKGIMINASEAIMRFHALVPPQERPEYTEGHDGFYYLERVEGNCEEALADYIIRDHDQDKVEARKELMRQAVAFVNQAFGQEVLTIEIRDQYHNLADVVALPEHRHLIDNARAAYAKIGQEMTCIPMRGGTDGSQLSFRGFACANLSACYYNAHGVREFVPVPELEAMVDMLQELVALYAVPQPAVG, from the coding sequence ATGAGTGAGATGAGTGACGTCGTCGACCGCCTTGTCAGGTACTGCTCGGTGGCCTCGCAGTCCGACCCGCTGAGCGCGGACAAGGTCCCCTCGACCGCCTGCCAGTTCGACATGGCGAACGTGATCGCCGATGACCTGCGCAAGCTGGGGGCAGAGAACGTCAGCGTCACCGAAAGCGCCTACGTCACCGCCCACTGGCCCGCAAGCGCAGGCTGCGAGGCCCTGCCGACCTTGGGCTTCTGCTGCCACATCGACACCGCCTGGCAGTCCTATGGCGACCCCGTGCATCCCCAGGTCCTGCGCTACGAGGGAGGTCGCCTGGTCATCGGAAGCGGGCGTGACGGCAAGGAGGTCGCACTCGACCCCAAGACCAATCCCTGCCTCGATCGCATGGTGGGCTGGGACCTCGTCACCTCGGATGGCACTTCGCTCCTGGGTGGCGACGACAAGGCCGGTGACGCCATGGTCGTCTCGCTCCTGTCCCGCCTCAAGGCCGACCCGTCACTGCCGCACCCGCGCCTTGCCGTGAGCTTCGTGCCCGACGAGGAGATCGGCCACGGCGCGGCGCTGCTCGACCTCGACGAGTTTGGTGCGGCCTTCGGCTACACCATCGATGGCGGTCCCTTGGGAGAGTTCTGCTACGAGACCTTCAATGCGGCCGAGGCCAAGGTCCGGGCCAAGGGCCTCTCGGTCCACACGGGCACCGCCAAGGGCATCATGATCAACGCCTCGGAGGCCATCATGCGCTTCCATGCCCTCGTGCCTCCCCAGGAGAGGCCGGAGTACACCGAGGGCCACGACGGCTTCTACTATCTCGAGCGCGTCGAGGGCAACTGCGAGGAGGCCCTGGCCGACTACATCATCCGCGACCACGACCAGGACAAGGTGGAGGCCCGCAAGGAGCTCATGCGCCAGGCCGTCGCCTTCGTGAACCAGGCCTTCGGCCAGGAGGTCCTGACCATCGAGATTCGCGACCAGTACCACAACCTGGCCGATGTCGTGGCCCTTCCCGAGCACCGCCACCTCATCGACAACGCCCGTGCGGCGTATGCCAAGATCGGCCAGGAGATGACCTGCATCCCCATGCGCGGCGGCACCGATGGCAGCCAGCTGAGCTTCCGCGGCTTCGCCTGCGCGAACCTCTCCGCGTGCTACTACAACGCCCACGGCGTGCGCGAGTTCGTCCCCGTACCCGAGCTCGAGGCGATGGTCGACATGCTCCAGGAGCTCGTCGCCCTCTACGCCGTGCCCCAGCCTGCGGTGGGGTAG
- a CDS encoding ABC transporter substrate-binding protein codes for MDTNGSSITRRTFIRGGLGAALSAAGVGLTACGGPSDAGRTDVPSDTGEPKVLRFGVSNPKVTFDTQKTSNDVGVSEAVAEALVNMDPDTKEIYPVLLTTLPSVSSDGLTYSFTLKDDVKFHNGETLKSSDVKYTLTRMFLPETKATSIDSFVYIKGSQDIIDGVATELSGVQVQDDTHFTIELTQPYSTFLAMMSEFYAIIYPEKACTEAGEAWGSGTTFIGTGPFRLESNDDSTEVVLKAFEDYHEGKVDLDEVDFVYIDDANTRMLSYKNADIDLAFIDRSLIKTYAADDDVKDDIVYYAPASTQFVNLNLKDEKLADVRVRQALSLAINRREICDTVLSGAAEPASCFCPSSESGHDGSYDVLDYDVEKAKSLLAEAGADGLALSAQVRSQDQDLMVALQDAWSKIGVSCDVQVIDNGVWSESRKNGTLQVTLVTWSTLCFQGIEHMGSYFRSDRAAAKSSFYESTVFDALVDEARQTTDGDSAIANLAKQADKQLVRIDYACLPVCWPQMPYALKSDFKGLQVLVNPLFRKVTKG; via the coding sequence ATGGACACCAACGGCTCCAGCATCACACGGCGCACGTTCATCAGGGGCGGCCTGGGTGCGGCCCTCTCGGCGGCGGGCGTCGGCCTCACGGCCTGTGGTGGCCCCTCCGACGCAGGGAGGACGGACGTGCCGAGCGACACGGGCGAGCCCAAGGTGCTGCGCTTCGGCGTCTCCAACCCCAAGGTCACCTTCGACACCCAGAAGACCTCCAACGACGTGGGCGTCTCCGAGGCAGTGGCCGAGGCCCTGGTGAACATGGACCCCGACACCAAGGAGATCTACCCCGTCCTCCTGACCACGCTGCCCAGCGTCTCGAGCGACGGGCTCACCTACAGCTTCACCCTGAAGGACGACGTCAAGTTCCACAACGGGGAGACCCTCAAGTCCAGTGACGTCAAGTACACGCTGACGCGCATGTTCCTGCCCGAGACCAAGGCCACCTCGATCGACTCCTTCGTCTACATCAAGGGCTCGCAGGACATCATCGACGGCGTGGCCACCGAGCTCTCGGGCGTCCAGGTGCAGGACGACACGCACTTCACCATCGAGCTGACCCAGCCCTACTCCACCTTCCTCGCCATGATGTCCGAGTTCTATGCGATCATCTACCCCGAGAAGGCCTGCACGGAGGCGGGCGAGGCCTGGGGCTCCGGCACCACCTTCATCGGCACCGGCCCGTTCAGGCTCGAGTCCAACGACGACAGCACCGAGGTGGTCCTCAAGGCCTTCGAGGACTACCACGAGGGCAAGGTCGACCTGGACGAGGTCGACTTCGTCTACATCGATGACGCCAACACGCGCATGCTCAGCTACAAGAACGCTGACATCGACCTGGCGTTCATCGACCGCAGCCTCATCAAGACCTATGCTGCGGACGACGACGTCAAGGATGACATCGTCTACTACGCCCCGGCGTCCACGCAGTTCGTGAACCTCAACCTCAAGGACGAGAAGCTCGCAGACGTTCGCGTGCGCCAGGCGCTCTCGCTCGCCATCAACCGCAGGGAGATCTGCGACACCGTGCTCTCCGGCGCCGCCGAACCCGCCAGCTGCTTCTGCCCCTCCTCGGAGTCAGGCCATGACGGCAGCTACGACGTGCTGGACTATGACGTCGAAAAGGCCAAGTCGCTGCTCGCCGAGGCCGGTGCCGATGGCCTTGCGCTGAGCGCCCAGGTGCGCTCACAGGACCAGGACCTCATGGTCGCCCTGCAGGACGCCTGGTCCAAGATTGGCGTCAGCTGCGACGTCCAGGTCATCGACAACGGCGTCTGGTCCGAGTCGCGCAAGAACGGCACGCTCCAGGTGACGCTGGTCACCTGGTCGACCCTCTGCTTCCAGGGCATCGAGCACATGGGCTCCTACTTCAGGAGCGACCGTGCGGCTGCCAAGAGCTCGTTCTACGAGAGCACCGTCTTCGACGCGCTCGTAGACGAGGCGCGCCAGACCACCGACGGCGACAGCGCCATCGCCAACCTCGCCAAGCAGGCCGACAAGCAGCTTGTCCGCATCGACTATGCCTGCCTGCCCGTCTGCTGGCCGCAGATGCCCTATGCCCTCAAGAGCGACTTCAAGGGCCTGCAGGTCCTGGTGAACCCCCTGTTCAGGAAGGTCACCAAGGGCTGA
- a CDS encoding ABC transporter ATP-binding protein produces MGRNRDMNDVVLKAEHLTKRYPIKKGLFGKSRQFVHALEDVSFELHRGETFAIVGESGCGKSTTGKCVLRLTEPTEGTVTLDGEDFTALSGDALVRARQKMKLIFQDPYSSLNPRMTVADIIAEPIDIAGTYKTKAERDARVEEVMGAVGLDLSYKYRYPHEFSGGQRQRIGIARAIVLEPEVVVCDEPVSALDVSVQAKVINLLERLQDDLGLSYVFISHDLSVVKHISDTVMVMYLGHEMELAEKDALFERPLHPYTQALLDVIPRIRHERIQDKRILQGDVPSPTNPPEGCVFHTRCSRCMRVCTEVAPELREVEPGHLCACHLFDEALSEAERELVGIAPEAKTQA; encoded by the coding sequence ATGGGCAGGAACAGGGACATGAACGACGTCGTGCTCAAGGCGGAGCACCTCACCAAGCGCTATCCCATCAAGAAGGGCCTCTTCGGCAAGTCCCGGCAGTTCGTCCATGCCCTCGAGGACGTGTCCTTCGAGCTGCACAGGGGCGAGACCTTCGCCATCGTCGGCGAGTCGGGCTGCGGCAAGTCCACCACGGGCAAGTGCGTCCTGCGTCTGACGGAGCCCACCGAGGGCACGGTCACGCTGGACGGAGAGGACTTCACCGCGCTCTCGGGTGACGCGCTGGTACGGGCGCGCCAGAAGATGAAGCTCATCTTCCAGGATCCGTACAGCTCGCTCAACCCGCGCATGACCGTGGCCGACATCATTGCCGAGCCCATCGACATCGCCGGCACCTACAAGACCAAGGCCGAGCGCGACGCCCGCGTCGAGGAGGTCATGGGCGCCGTGGGCCTGGACCTCTCCTACAAGTACCGCTATCCGCACGAGTTCTCCGGAGGGCAGCGCCAGCGCATCGGCATCGCCCGCGCCATCGTGCTCGAGCCCGAGGTCGTGGTGTGCGACGAGCCGGTCTCCGCGCTTGACGTGTCGGTGCAGGCCAAGGTCATCAACCTGCTGGAGCGGCTCCAGGACGACCTGGGCCTGTCCTACGTCTTCATCAGCCACGACCTTTCCGTCGTCAAGCACATCTCCGACACGGTCATGGTCATGTACCTGGGTCACGAGATGGAGCTGGCGGAGAAGGACGCGCTGTTCGAGAGGCCACTGCACCCCTACACCCAGGCCCTTCTCGACGTCATCCCGCGCATCCGTCACGAGCGCATCCAGGACAAGCGCATCCTGCAGGGCGACGTCCCCAGTCCCACCAACCCGCCCGAGGGCTGCGTGTTCCACACGCGCTGCAGCCGGTGCATGAGGGTCTGCACCGAGGTCGCGCCCGAGCTGCGTGAGGTCGAGCCCGGGCACCTCTGCGCCTGCCACCTCTTCGACGAGGCGCTCTCAGAAGCGGAGCGAGAGCTCGTGGGCATTGCGCCCGAGGCCAAGACACAGGCGTAG
- a CDS encoding ABC transporter ATP-binding protein: MTTAGKHRTTSEVVAEEYRGEARELAQERLDEDRAREVLLRVNNLSVTLFTEDGHLPAITDLSFVMRKGETLAVVGESGCGKSMCALSIMGLLPQPPAKVTDGSIELGGVDMVKLTAEEMRQYRGSKIGMIFQEPMTSLNPVMTAGRQIREGLLVHNPKMGKRQADERALEMIRLVGIPAPEKVFKSYPHELSGGMRQRIMIAMALASRPSLLICDEPTTALDVTIQAQILQLIDRMREELGTAVMLITHDMGVVSEMADWVLVMYAGHKVEYTLAPELFTNPLHPYSRGLIDSIPSLDSSVDTLYAIPGNVPMLNEMPVGCPFHPRCPFAKDICRKHAPGMLPVEGDENHLVACWKYTKSWGE, encoded by the coding sequence ATGACCACAGCAGGCAAGCACCGCACCACCTCCGAGGTCGTTGCCGAGGAGTATCGCGGCGAGGCCAGGGAGCTCGCTCAGGAGCGGCTCGACGAGGACCGGGCCCGCGAGGTCCTTCTCCGCGTCAACAACCTGAGCGTCACCCTCTTCACCGAGGACGGGCACCTCCCGGCCATCACCGACCTCTCCTTCGTCATGCGCAAGGGGGAGACCCTGGCCGTCGTGGGCGAGTCGGGCTGCGGCAAGTCCATGTGCGCGCTCTCCATCATGGGGCTTTTGCCCCAGCCGCCCGCCAAGGTCACGGACGGCTCGATAGAGCTGGGCGGCGTCGACATGGTCAAGCTCACGGCCGAGGAGATGCGCCAGTACCGCGGCAGCAAGATCGGCATGATCTTCCAGGAGCCCATGACCTCGCTCAACCCGGTCATGACCGCAGGCAGGCAGATCCGCGAGGGCCTTCTGGTCCACAATCCCAAGATGGGCAAGAGGCAGGCCGACGAACGTGCCCTCGAGATGATCCGCCTCGTGGGCATCCCGGCGCCCGAGAAGGTCTTCAAGAGCTACCCGCACGAGCTCTCGGGCGGCATGCGCCAGCGCATCATGATCGCCATGGCCCTGGCCTCGCGTCCGTCGCTTCTGATCTGCGACGAGCCCACCACCGCCCTCGACGTCACCATCCAGGCTCAGATCCTGCAGCTCATCGACCGCATGCGCGAGGAGCTGGGAACGGCGGTCATGCTCATCACCCACGACATGGGCGTCGTCTCGGAGATGGCCGACTGGGTCCTGGTCATGTACGCCGGCCACAAGGTCGAGTACACCCTGGCGCCAGAGCTCTTCACCAACCCCCTACACCCCTATTCCAGGGGCCTCATCGACTCCATCCCGTCGCTCGACTCGTCGGTCGACACGCTCTACGCCATTCCCGGCAACGTCCCGATGCTGAACGAGATGCCGGTCGGCTGCCCGTTCCATCCGCGCTGCCCGTTCGCCAAGGACATCTGCCGCAAGCACGCGCCCGGGATGCTGCCCGTCGAGGGCGACGAGAACCACCTCGTGGCATGCTGGAAGTACACGAAGAGCTGGGGAGAGTAG
- a CDS encoding ABC transporter permease, whose amino-acid sequence MALLSSDKSDGRVQEAERIAKDAVRAQEAEGPQAGGRRASSYWAVSWNIFKRNRLGVACLVVVALLVLVALLAPMLAPYDPDAQELSNMLAAPSSAHVFGTDEFGRDILSRVIYGCRISLSVGVVSQLIALVIGFLAGVFAGYFGGRVDAVVSFAIQVFSSFPFLLFAIVVMFVMGPGLVNLYVALGLLMWTSTARLVRGDVMRLKGSEYIQSCILSGGKSWRIIMKHLLPNCISTLIVVSTLGIPNAILSEASLSFLGLGVQPPMSSWGQMISASQPYIQSNTNYSVVPGIAIIVTVMAFNLLGDALRDALDPKMRS is encoded by the coding sequence ATGGCACTGCTTTCAAGCGACAAGAGCGATGGCAGGGTCCAGGAGGCCGAGCGCATCGCGAAAGACGCCGTCCGGGCCCAGGAGGCCGAGGGGCCCCAGGCGGGCGGGCGGCGTGCCTCGAGCTACTGGGCGGTCAGCTGGAACATCTTCAAGCGCAACAGGCTCGGTGTGGCCTGCCTTGTCGTGGTCGCCCTGCTCGTTCTTGTGGCGCTGCTGGCACCTATGCTGGCGCCCTATGACCCCGACGCCCAAGAGCTCTCCAACATGCTGGCAGCACCCTCGTCGGCCCACGTCTTCGGCACCGACGAGTTCGGCCGCGACATACTCTCGCGCGTCATCTACGGTTGCCGCATCTCGCTCTCCGTCGGCGTCGTGTCCCAGCTCATCGCCTTGGTCATAGGCTTCCTTGCCGGCGTCTTCGCGGGCTACTTCGGAGGTAGGGTAGATGCGGTCGTCTCGTTCGCCATCCAGGTCTTCTCGAGCTTCCCGTTCCTGCTCTTTGCCATCGTCGTCATGTTCGTCATGGGGCCGGGCCTCGTGAACCTCTACGTGGCGCTCGGCCTTCTGATGTGGACGTCCACGGCGCGTCTCGTCCGCGGCGACGTCATGCGCCTCAAGGGCTCCGAGTACATCCAGTCCTGCATCCTCTCGGGTGGCAAGAGCTGGCGCATCATCATGAAGCACCTGCTGCCCAACTGCATATCGACGCTGATCGTCGTCTCGACGCTGGGCATCCCCAACGCCATCCTCTCGGAGGCCTCGCTCTCGTTTCTGGGCCTCGGCGTCCAGCCGCCCATGTCCAGCTGGGGCCAGATGATCTCGGCCTCCCAGCCCTACATCCAGTCGAACACCAACTACAGCGTCGTGCCCGGCATCGCCATCATCGTCACCGTCATGGCGTTCAACCTGCTCGGCGATGCCCTGCGTGATGCGCTCGACCCCAAGATGCGCTCGTAG